In a genomic window of Roseiflexus castenholzii DSM 13941:
- a CDS encoding DUF11 domain-containing protein, protein MTLYREDGTPYRVLQSRTIWRGPMGEHRAFWHNDSCEPPAGWSPQTPTLPGGGVPTSPPGTGTGTTPTPPPPTETPPPETPTETPGQCIPNPQHAPPIMLFEDNRRYTEPPPAPEYQKLPNAWVGAGNLAAYYDPTPNDEYMPFDSYRRHTPEDSSPTHPVTGIYKWGEPWNGVLRQERAYGNQGQYLGYVSNIYTQVIRQMPDASLWQRVRAGHRVMVRFDPLDTAFSPPGKLIGSNAYSDNPLTRKRRLIYALQDLGPNMRPEGGDDVLLAWLVLDDAPDPFVAQWPPQRMRTQTRWFGYAGYYPNTRSPVPSDVLGVNAGFLDDDREWNLQAYRKQDAQHYINVLAGRVFTYAGRDSVRPAPWPYLGAQGGSTYENHSALWLWPPPYEGLSDINFYFVPQPNRVYRAFAVSVAPICDEEYYTGSMLVFTTGGDADIALSKSAPEEAVREQGMGYALTARNIGSEAAQNVVIEDALPEGVTFVSADPPPSEVSGRTLRWNLGAVPAGEARDIQINVNINADAPDTLTNVATATATNDVNAANNRAEATTRLVRTNVGVRITATRLARPGDSLSVTIDYFNDSDREARNVTLTYRPPWGAHLVSLSRAESSRAGDGTLMWTFETLSAGASGRITAQLRAFREDEAAALPAMLLHRAVISTSQDANPLDNQAEAATALLVMPRPGGEHRLRIHSEFDRRQGVYRTETANFTWPSGETLFFTPEILLREPPLPAPPVYYARQRIVAWSFTGSGGLNLTSGSGCRAREQPQAAETEHADLSRMRGCVYRYYSETPGATTMRGQGRLYWSAFAPSSLAEATYGLWPLPDGGVTDLRIQYAVLVELVETGAYDLDGDGRGDSVLDRATFVQDATYRVTLVVPRDVR, encoded by the coding sequence GTGACGCTGTACCGTGAGGACGGAACTCCATATCGGGTGCTCCAGTCTCGCACGATCTGGCGGGGTCCGATGGGTGAGCACCGCGCCTTCTGGCATAACGACTCCTGTGAGCCTCCTGCCGGCTGGTCGCCGCAAACGCCGACGTTGCCGGGCGGCGGGGTTCCGACATCCCCGCCGGGAACAGGAACGGGGACGACGCCGACGCCGCCGCCGCCGACGGAGACGCCGCCGCCGGAGACGCCGACGGAGACGCCGGGGCAGTGCATTCCGAATCCGCAGCACGCGCCGCCGATCATGTTGTTTGAGGACAACCGACGGTACACGGAACCTCCGCCCGCTCCGGAATACCAAAAGTTGCCGAACGCCTGGGTCGGCGCCGGTAATCTCGCGGCGTACTATGACCCCACGCCGAATGACGAGTATATGCCGTTCGACAGCTATCGGAGGCACACGCCGGAAGATTCAAGTCCCACGCACCCTGTGACCGGAATTTACAAATGGGGAGAACCATGGAACGGCGTCCTTCGCCAGGAAAGGGCCTACGGGAACCAAGGGCAATATCTGGGGTATGTCTCCAACATCTACACCCAAGTCATCCGACAGATGCCGGACGCGAGTCTCTGGCAGCGCGTGAGGGCGGGACATCGCGTGATGGTGCGGTTCGACCCCCTGGACACGGCTTTTTCCCCGCCAGGAAAGCTGATTGGATCGAACGCATACTCCGACAACCCGCTCACCCGGAAACGCAGGCTCATCTATGCCCTGCAAGACTTGGGTCCCAACATGCGTCCAGAAGGCGGCGACGACGTCCTGCTCGCCTGGCTGGTGCTGGATGATGCGCCAGATCCGTTTGTGGCGCAATGGCCGCCACAGCGGATGCGCACCCAGACGAGGTGGTTTGGCTATGCCGGGTATTATCCGAACACCCGCAGCCCCGTTCCGTCGGACGTGCTCGGCGTCAACGCCGGGTTCCTGGACGACGATCGTGAATGGAATCTTCAGGCGTATCGCAAGCAAGACGCCCAGCACTATATCAACGTCTTGGCCGGCAGAGTGTTCACCTATGCGGGGAGGGACAGCGTGCGGCCGGCTCCTTGGCCGTATCTTGGGGCGCAGGGCGGGTCGACGTATGAAAATCACTCCGCGCTCTGGCTCTGGCCGCCGCCGTACGAGGGGCTGTCGGACATTAATTTCTACTTTGTGCCGCAGCCCAATCGCGTCTATCGCGCGTTCGCCGTGTCCGTCGCGCCCATCTGCGACGAAGAGTACTACACAGGGTCGATGCTGGTCTTCACGACCGGAGGCGACGCCGACATCGCGCTGAGCAAGAGCGCGCCAGAAGAGGCGGTGCGCGAGCAGGGCATGGGGTATGCGCTGACCGCGCGCAATATCGGCTCGGAGGCGGCGCAGAACGTCGTGATCGAAGACGCGCTGCCGGAAGGAGTGACGTTCGTGTCGGCGGACCCGCCGCCGAGCGAGGTCAGCGGACGAACGCTGCGTTGGAATCTCGGCGCTGTTCCCGCCGGGGAAGCGCGCGACATTCAGATTAATGTCAACATTAACGCAGATGCGCCGGACACGCTGACCAACGTGGCGACGGCGACGGCGACGAATGACGTCAATGCCGCCAACAACCGCGCAGAAGCGACGACCCGGCTGGTGCGCACGAACGTCGGGGTGCGGATCACGGCGACGCGCCTGGCGCGTCCGGGCGACTCGCTGAGCGTCACGATCGACTACTTCAACGACTCGGACCGCGAGGCGCGCAACGTCACGCTGACGTACCGCCCGCCGTGGGGCGCGCATCTGGTCTCGCTCTCACGCGCCGAGTCGTCGCGCGCCGGCGACGGGACGCTCATGTGGACGTTCGAGACGCTGTCGGCGGGCGCGTCGGGGCGGATAACCGCGCAATTGCGCGCGTTCCGCGAGGATGAGGCGGCGGCGCTGCCGGCGATGCTGCTGCACCGCGCGGTCATTTCCACGAGCCAGGACGCCAATCCGCTCGACAACCAGGCGGAAGCGGCGACGGCGCTGCTGGTGATGCCGCGACCAGGCGGGGAGCATCGGCTGCGCATTCACTCCGAGTTCGACCGGCGCCAAGGAGTGTACCGCACGGAGACGGCGAACTTCACGTGGCCGAGCGGCGAAACGCTCTTCTTTACGCCAGAGATTCTGCTGCGCGAGCCGCCGCTGCCGGCGCCGCCGGTGTACTACGCGCGGCAGCGGATTGTGGCGTGGAGTTTCACCGGGTCGGGCGGACTGAACCTGACGAGCGGAAGCGGGTGTCGGGCGCGCGAGCAGCCGCAAGCGGCGGAGACGGAGCATGCCGACCTGAGCCGCATGCGCGGGTGCGTCTATCGCTACTATAGCGAGACGCCGGGTGCGACGACGATGCGCGGACAGGGACGCCTGTACTGGTCGGCGTTCGCGCCGTCGAGTCTGGCGGAGGCGACCTACGGCCTCTGGCCGCTGCCGGACGGCGGGGTGACCGACCTGCGCATTCAGTATGCGGTGTTGGTGGAGTTGGTGGAGACGGGGGCGTATGACCTGGACGGCGACGGGCGCGGCGACAGCGTGCTCGACCGGGCGACGTTCGTGCAGGACGCGACCTATCGGGTGACGCTGGTCGTGCCGCGTGATGTGCGGTGA
- a CDS encoding CAP domain-containing protein, which produces MVVILVLAAFLSLSLDAAARVRPTPAAPLAFPTSTLAFPTPSDDSVAVPLAFPTPPATPPAAPLAFPTPPVTPPAAPSAFPTSPADPVAAPQSAPLTVYLPLIARPEPYPPARRDIELEFIRLINLERAALGRRALREEPRLTQAARRLAYDLAARGTGGHIGSDGSTPASRARDAGYPWWTGEVGLGAAVDAADAVKIYRSSPPHWDILMNRDSTVIGVGVAPVLVGPFAGCCVAIPAMLGVDPPPSEGEVVAALLARINALRAERDHNAPPLTLNAALNAVARRVADDLTARNVCGTLPSHGPLTLDDWARDAGYGGSVTTRHNVTCPYDPVQLPCGLDASFGGASADEVARRIMEYGAAGEPCSGNFSHNRLADSTQTDVGVVFYRWGAVVVTGRRP; this is translated from the coding sequence ATCGTCGTCATCCTGGTTCTCGCCGCCTTTCTGAGCCTCTCGCTCGACGCCGCAGCGCGCGTCCGTCCCACGCCCGCCGCGCCGCTGGCGTTTCCGACTTCGACGTTGGCGTTCCCGACTCCGTCTGATGATTCGGTCGCCGTTCCATTGGCGTTTCCGACTCCGCCAGCGACGCCGCCCGCCGCGCCGCTTGCGTTCCCAACTCCGCCGGTGACGCCGCCCGCCGCGCCGTCGGCGTTTCCGACCTCGCCGGCGGACCCGGTCGCCGCGCCGCAGAGCGCGCCGCTCACCGTCTATCTGCCGCTCATCGCGCGCCCGGAGCCGTATCCCCCGGCGCGCCGCGACATCGAACTTGAGTTTATTCGCCTGATCAACCTGGAGCGCGCCGCCCTCGGTCGCCGCGCCCTGCGCGAAGAGCCGCGCCTGACCCAAGCCGCGCGCCGCCTGGCCTACGACCTCGCCGCGCGCGGCACAGGCGGTCACATCGGCTCGGACGGCTCAACGCCCGCCTCGCGCGCGCGCGACGCCGGCTATCCCTGGTGGACGGGCGAAGTTGGGCTGGGCGCCGCCGTCGACGCCGCCGATGCGGTGAAGATTTACCGCAGCAGCCCGCCGCACTGGGACATCCTCATGAACCGTGACAGCACCGTCATCGGCGTCGGCGTCGCGCCGGTGCTCGTCGGTCCGTTCGCCGGCTGCTGCGTCGCCATCCCGGCGATGCTCGGCGTCGATCCGCCGCCGTCGGAAGGCGAGGTGGTCGCGGCGCTCCTGGCGCGCATCAACGCGCTGCGCGCCGAGCGCGATCACAACGCGCCGCCGTTGACCCTCAACGCCGCGCTCAACGCCGTCGCCCGCCGCGTCGCCGACGACCTGACCGCCCGAAACGTCTGCGGGACCCTTCCATCGCACGGTCCGCTCACCCTCGACGACTGGGCGCGCGACGCCGGGTATGGAGGCAGCGTCACCACGCGGCACAACGTCACCTGTCCCTATGACCCGGTGCAGCTCCCCTGCGGACTCGATGCGTCCTTCGGCGGCGCGTCCGCCGATGAGGTCGCGCGGCGTATCATGGAGTACGGCGCAGCGGGGGAGCCCTGCTCCGGGAACTTCAGTCATAACCGGCTCGCCGACTCGACGCAAACTGACGTCGGCGTCGTCTTTTACCGCTGGGGCGCGGTCGTCGTCACCGGTCGCCGTCCCTGA
- a CDS encoding HAD family hydrolase, which yields MIRAVVFDMGGTLLRYPRPGNGTWRESEERGIRRLYHYLVTQGHPIAAEEETFVARMFERLAQGWEQATGGRINLRAMDWIAAGAADHDLTLSDGALMEAVHHYARPLRDGVTAMPGAAATLAALRARGVRIGLISNTIWPGDLHREDLIALRLWQYIEYAVFSGDFGIWKPHPQVFLHVLDHLGVNPADAVFVGDNPKEDVRGAQQAGMRALWVRSLEFPLLPNILPDAVVENPGEIVPLLDAAGELPPLQQAQ from the coding sequence ATGATCCGGGCGGTGGTGTTCGATATGGGCGGAACACTGCTCCGGTATCCGCGCCCCGGCAACGGAACCTGGCGTGAGTCCGAGGAGCGCGGCATCCGCAGGCTGTATCACTACCTGGTGACACAGGGGCATCCGATTGCCGCTGAAGAAGAAACGTTCGTCGCGCGCATGTTCGAGCGGTTGGCGCAGGGATGGGAACAGGCAACCGGCGGGCGCATTAATCTGCGCGCTATGGACTGGATCGCCGCAGGCGCCGCCGACCATGATCTAACGCTCTCCGATGGCGCGCTCATGGAAGCGGTTCACCACTATGCCCGCCCGCTGCGCGATGGAGTGACTGCTATGCCAGGAGCGGCAGCGACTCTGGCGGCGCTGCGCGCGCGCGGCGTGCGCATCGGTCTGATCTCCAATACCATCTGGCCCGGCGATCTGCACCGTGAAGACTTGATCGCACTGAGGTTGTGGCAGTATATCGAATATGCCGTTTTCTCCGGTGATTTCGGCATCTGGAAGCCCCATCCCCAGGTCTTCCTGCACGTGCTCGACCATCTTGGCGTCAACCCCGCAGATGCCGTCTTCGTCGGCGACAATCCAAAGGAAGATGTGCGCGGCGCGCAGCAGGCTGGCATGCGCGCCCTTTGGGTGCGTAGCCTGGAGTTTCCCCTACTGCCCAACATCCTTCCCGATGCTGTCGTCGAAAACCCCGGCGAGATTGTGCCGCTCCTGGATGCCGCCGGCGAACTGCCGCCTCTGCAACAGGCGCAGTGA
- a CDS encoding lipid II:glycine glycyltransferase FemX gives MAKHVIEQHPEHAIAVAAASVVIPDRASWDAFVLAHPDGHLLQSSGWGALKARFGWKPHLRAVVADGIIRAGALALEKQRFGLSALYLPRGPLFSGDRRLDALLLDDLARLGRRRRAVFVRVEPNLTEDDARAAALHAMLIDRAMHPMAPIQPRSTIHLDLTPEPERLLAGMSKGHRADIKRAAREGVAVREGDPSADLDAFYAIVRETGARARFAIHARAYYASVLELFGDAVRLWLAERDGAPIATAMTATWGTTAIYLYSGSTTKGLQCGAQHAIQWRAIQWARARGAARYDFWGIPDALGQAAAAADPAARARLEAEAEHDPLYGVYRFKKGFGGVTIRYLPAYDCVRIPLLYTLWQRRMHA, from the coding sequence ATGGCGAAACACGTGATTGAGCAGCATCCAGAACACGCAATTGCGGTCGCCGCGGCGAGCGTGGTCATACCTGATCGGGCATCCTGGGATGCGTTCGTTCTGGCGCATCCCGACGGTCATCTGCTGCAATCGTCGGGGTGGGGCGCGCTGAAAGCGCGTTTCGGCTGGAAACCGCACCTGCGCGCGGTCGTTGCCGACGGCATCATTCGGGCAGGCGCACTGGCGCTGGAAAAGCAGCGGTTTGGACTGAGCGCCCTGTACCTTCCGCGCGGGCCGCTCTTCAGCGGCGACAGGCGCCTTGATGCGTTGTTGCTCGATGATCTGGCGCGCCTGGGGCGCCGTCGCCGCGCTGTGTTCGTGCGCGTCGAACCCAATCTGACCGAGGATGATGCGCGCGCTGCTGCACTGCACGCCATGCTGATCGACCGCGCTATGCACCCAATGGCGCCCATTCAGCCACGCAGCACCATCCATCTCGATCTGACGCCGGAACCTGAACGTCTGTTGGCGGGCATGAGCAAAGGGCACCGCGCCGACATCAAACGCGCCGCGCGGGAAGGGGTGGCGGTGCGGGAAGGAGACCCTTCCGCCGATCTCGACGCCTTCTACGCCATTGTGCGGGAAACCGGCGCGCGCGCCCGATTCGCCATTCACGCGCGCGCGTACTACGCAAGCGTCCTGGAACTCTTTGGCGACGCGGTGCGCCTGTGGCTGGCAGAACGCGACGGCGCGCCGATTGCAACGGCGATGACGGCAACGTGGGGAACAACGGCAATCTATCTGTACAGCGGTTCGACGACCAAAGGGTTACAGTGCGGCGCCCAGCATGCCATTCAGTGGCGCGCAATCCAGTGGGCGCGCGCGCGCGGCGCTGCCCGTTACGATTTCTGGGGTATTCCCGACGCGCTCGGGCAGGCAGCCGCAGCCGCCGATCCCGCCGCGCGCGCGCGCCTCGAAGCAGAGGCGGAGCACGACCCGCTCTACGGCGTCTATCGCTTCAAAAAAGGATTTGGCGGCGTGACGATCCGCTACCTTCCGGCATATGATTGTGTGCGCATTCCATTGTTGTACACACTCTGGCAACGACGCATGCACGCATAG
- a CDS encoding PIG-L deacetylase family protein, with translation MVKRCVFASEMTAHVIGLDVNLARYDRVYLSPHLDDAALSCGGAIAAAPQQALVITLCTAPPPPGVIFNAVAVEFHAEWGLAPDEVLRARLAEDAAAMAILGVDYVYAGWLDAIYRVPEAYHSRATLYRPPVPDDPLLPQVRDLLTMLVERAPQATIYAPLGIGHHVDHLAVFQAALACPPDRIAFYDDINYALIAGAVEQRLAEVATPLAAELILFDPSALRAKIAAIAAYRSQMAALFGGATAMETAITAYHAALAQDRNGYAERIWRNT, from the coding sequence ATGGTGAAACGTTGCGTCTTCGCGTCGGAGATGACTGCTCACGTGATCGGTCTCGATGTCAATCTGGCGCGCTATGATCGCGTGTATCTCTCGCCGCACCTCGACGATGCTGCGTTGTCGTGCGGCGGGGCAATCGCTGCGGCGCCCCAACAGGCGCTGGTGATCACGCTCTGCACTGCGCCTCCGCCACCCGGCGTGATCTTCAACGCGGTGGCGGTCGAGTTTCACGCCGAATGGGGACTCGCACCGGACGAGGTGCTGCGCGCGCGACTCGCCGAAGATGCCGCCGCCATGGCAATCCTGGGTGTCGATTATGTCTATGCCGGCTGGCTCGACGCTATCTATCGCGTTCCAGAGGCGTATCATAGTCGCGCCACACTCTACCGCCCTCCGGTTCCCGACGATCCATTGCTGCCACAGGTGCGCGACCTGCTCACCATGCTGGTCGAACGCGCGCCACAGGCGACGATCTACGCGCCACTCGGCATTGGTCATCACGTCGATCACCTGGCAGTCTTCCAGGCGGCGCTTGCCTGCCCGCCCGATCGTATTGCGTTCTATGACGACATTAACTACGCGCTGATCGCCGGCGCCGTTGAGCAACGCCTGGCTGAGGTTGCGACGCCTCTTGCCGCTGAACTCATCCTGTTCGATCCATCGGCGCTACGGGCGAAAATCGCGGCAATCGCCGCGTATCGCAGCCAGATGGCGGCGCTCTTCGGCGGCGCAACGGCGATGGAAACGGCAATTACGGCATATCATGCGGCGCTGGCGCAGGATCGCAACGGGTATGCCGAACGGATATGGCGAAACACGTGA
- a CDS encoding HEAT repeat domain-containing protein, protein MRELRSLSGLDPHDHATVWTEWQRIPVGRRIEIAHAMVELAEDNIDLDFTVMFQWLLDDADATVRASAIEGLWECDGLPVLRRMLALLHDPAGQVRAAAAMALGRFAYMAEIEEIDAVYGQQVHDALLALIRDPAQPTEVRRRAIESAGYFAASDAVQQQIELAYASSDQLMRESALTAMGRSMLPRWLPIVSRELESPSPALRYEAARAAGEMADLARSLVARVVRLCNDADTEVALAAIWALGQIGGETARRTLQRISGSDDEARSQAAAEALDELTLEEGFSGGDWRNN, encoded by the coding sequence ATGCGTGAACTGCGCTCCCTCTCCGGACTCGACCCGCACGACCACGCAACGGTCTGGACGGAGTGGCAGCGCATTCCCGTCGGGCGACGCATCGAAATCGCCCACGCGATGGTCGAACTCGCTGAGGACAATATCGACCTCGATTTCACGGTGATGTTCCAGTGGTTGCTCGACGATGCCGATGCGACGGTTCGCGCCAGCGCCATCGAAGGGTTGTGGGAGTGCGACGGTCTGCCGGTTCTGCGGCGAATGCTGGCGCTCCTCCACGACCCTGCCGGGCAGGTGCGCGCCGCAGCGGCTATGGCGCTCGGGCGCTTCGCCTACATGGCGGAAATCGAAGAGATCGATGCGGTGTATGGTCAGCAGGTGCACGATGCGTTGCTGGCGCTGATCCGCGATCCGGCGCAACCGACCGAGGTGCGTCGCCGCGCTATCGAGAGCGCTGGCTATTTCGCCGCCAGCGATGCAGTGCAACAGCAGATCGAACTGGCATATGCCAGTTCTGATCAATTGATGCGCGAAAGCGCTCTTACAGCAATGGGGCGTTCGATGCTGCCACGCTGGCTCCCGATTGTCAGCCGCGAACTCGAAAGCCCTTCCCCGGCGTTGCGCTACGAAGCCGCGCGCGCCGCCGGCGAAATGGCAGACCTGGCGCGTTCACTGGTGGCGCGTGTCGTTCGTCTCTGCAACGATGCCGACACTGAGGTGGCGCTGGCGGCGATCTGGGCGCTCGGTCAGATCGGCGGCGAAACGGCGCGCCGCACCCTGCAACGCATCAGCGGTAGCGACGATGAAGCGCGCAGCCAGGCAGCCGCCGAAGCGCTCGATGAATTGACGCTCGAAGAAGGTTTCTCCGGCGGCGACTGGCGCAATAACTAG
- a CDS encoding ATP-binding protein — protein MPSERPIYPFSALVGQERLKRALILNAINPRIGGVLIRGEKGTAKSTAVRGLARLLPHITVVADCPYSCPPDRPAMMCEMCVARLRRGEELPVEERPTRLVELPVAASEDRVVGSLDLEHALTEGQRRFEPGLLAQANRGLLYVDEVNLLDDHLVDVLLDAAAMGVNTVEREGISVSHPARFILVGTMNPEEGELRPQLLDRFGLVVEISGLTDIVGRVEVIERRLAYESDPDAFVVRWRQEEEALAQRIIAARALLPAVTISRGDMAAVAGLALELGVDGHRADLAILETARTHAAWSGRARLTVEDIRLAAELALPHRMRRQPFTEVKLDEARVGQILDRVKGEIGDEAPPSAEYVKKKLTA, from the coding sequence ATGCCATCAGAACGCCCAATCTACCCGTTTAGCGCGCTGGTCGGGCAGGAACGCCTCAAGCGCGCCCTGATCCTGAATGCGATCAATCCACGAATCGGCGGCGTGTTGATCCGTGGCGAGAAGGGCACCGCCAAATCAACCGCAGTGCGCGGGCTTGCCCGCCTCCTGCCGCATATTACGGTCGTCGCCGATTGCCCCTACAGCTGCCCGCCGGACCGCCCGGCGATGATGTGTGAGATGTGTGTGGCGCGGTTGCGGCGCGGTGAGGAGTTGCCGGTCGAAGAACGACCGACTCGCCTGGTGGAACTGCCGGTTGCCGCATCGGAGGACCGGGTCGTCGGTTCGCTCGACCTCGAACACGCCCTGACGGAGGGACAGCGCCGGTTTGAGCCGGGGTTGTTGGCGCAGGCAAACCGCGGGTTACTGTATGTGGACGAGGTCAATCTGCTCGATGATCACCTGGTCGATGTGCTGCTCGATGCGGCGGCGATGGGGGTCAATACGGTCGAGCGTGAAGGGATCAGCGTGTCGCATCCGGCGCGGTTTATTCTGGTCGGCACGATGAACCCGGAAGAGGGTGAATTGCGCCCACAACTGCTGGATCGCTTCGGTCTGGTGGTCGAGATCAGCGGGTTGACCGATATTGTCGGTCGGGTTGAGGTGATCGAGCGGCGCCTGGCATACGAGAGCGACCCGGATGCGTTCGTTGTGCGGTGGCGTCAGGAAGAAGAGGCGTTGGCGCAACGCATTATTGCGGCGCGCGCGCTGCTGCCGGCGGTAACGATTTCGCGCGGCGATATGGCGGCGGTGGCGGGGCTGGCGCTCGAATTGGGGGTCGATGGGCATCGCGCCGATCTCGCTATTCTCGAAACGGCGCGCACCCACGCCGCCTGGTCGGGGCGCGCGCGCCTGACGGTGGAAGATATTCGCCTGGCGGCGGAACTGGCGCTGCCCCACCGGATGCGGCGCCAGCCGTTTACGGAGGTCAAACTCGATGAAGCGCGCGTCGGGCAGATTCTGGATCGCGTGAAAGGCGAGATCGGCGATGAAGCGCCGCCGTCCGCCGAGTATGTAAAAAAAAAGTTGACGGCATGA
- a CDS encoding vWA domain-containing protein has translation MTAGQPDGDRRSSDDGDAPPPPAHAATESEASSGDGDTTQGGKTFVSDPAFRPQKIEGARDRLQRRAPGRRSRTRTTRKQGRYITSRPAERITDLALDATLRQAAPYQRRRRAERGESAARQRVIVRRSDLRQKVRVRKTRNAVCFVVDASWSMAAEERMRATKAAVLSLLRDAYQRRDRVGLVSFQRDYATLLLPLTNSVDLAQRQLQQMPTGGKTPLSRGLLLGYEVLERARRQDPEVMPLLVLLTDGQANVSMSDLPPQAESYALADFIAAQSIPAVVIDTEHPIFERGLARQLAHHLKGSYYRLEDVQERGLADLVRAELRDRTR, from the coding sequence ATGACCGCCGGGCAGCCGGATGGCGACCGGCGCAGCAGTGACGATGGCGATGCGCCGCCGCCGCCAGCCCATGCGGCAACCGAGTCGGAGGCGTCCTCTGGCGACGGGGATACAACGCAAGGCGGTAAAACTTTTGTGAGCGATCCGGCTTTCCGCCCGCAGAAGATCGAAGGCGCGCGCGACCGGTTGCAGCGTCGGGCGCCGGGCAGGCGCAGTCGTACCCGGACAACGCGCAAACAAGGGCGTTATATCACAAGCCGCCCGGCGGAGCGGATCACCGATCTGGCGCTGGACGCGACTCTGCGTCAGGCGGCGCCCTATCAGCGCCGACGCCGCGCAGAACGTGGCGAGAGCGCTGCGCGACAGCGGGTGATTGTGCGCCGGAGTGATCTGCGTCAGAAGGTGCGGGTGCGCAAGACGCGCAATGCGGTCTGCTTCGTGGTCGATGCCAGTTGGAGCATGGCGGCTGAGGAGCGAATGCGCGCCACCAAAGCGGCCGTGTTGTCGCTCTTGCGCGATGCATATCAGCGCCGTGACCGGGTGGGGCTGGTCTCGTTTCAACGCGATTATGCGACGCTGCTGTTGCCGTTGACCAATAGCGTCGATCTGGCGCAGCGTCAGTTGCAGCAGATGCCGACCGGTGGCAAGACGCCGCTCTCGCGTGGGCTGTTGCTGGGGTATGAAGTGCTGGAACGCGCGCGTCGTCAGGACCCGGAGGTGATGCCGTTGCTGGTGTTGCTCACCGATGGGCAGGCGAATGTGTCGATGAGCGATCTGCCGCCGCAGGCCGAAAGTTATGCGCTGGCCGATTTTATCGCGGCGCAATCGATACCGGCAGTGGTGATTGATACCGAACATCCGATCTTCGAGCGCGGGCTGGCGCGGCAACTGGCGCATCACCTGAAGGGGAGCTACTACCGGCTCGAAGATGTTCAGGAGCGTGGCCTTGCCGATCTGGTGCGCGCAGAGTTACGTGACCGCACACGCTAG